TGAAGTTATTCCAGCACTCTGGCAATACGTTGATGTCGAAATCCTCCACAATGATCTGGCAAAAGGCATCTATTATCTGCATTCACAGCCACCCTTATTCAATCTGTTTATTGGAATTGTCCTAAAGGTATCCAGCGAATTCTATCCCCTGCTCTTCTGGATCATTTTTCAGGCAATTGCACTCGGGACGTTATTTCTCATGGCCAACCTGATGGAATCTTTTAGAATTTCAAGATGGATCATTCTACTTGTGGTCGCGCTGTATGCCCTATCTCCAACTTTTGTTGTTTATTCGAATTACGTTTTTTATACGCTGCCTGTAGCATTTCTGCTTCTTTTATCCGCGAGGTTGTTGCTCGAATACTTGTCGCGCGGCCAGACGATCTGGTTACATTTGTGTTGCTGGTCTTTAGTGGTGATCATGTTAACCCGCGCAACCTATCACTATTTCTGGTATGCGCTTGTGATAGCGACGATCGCCCTCATTCGGAAGCGTGACCGGCGCCGAATTCTACAGAGCAGCATTCTGCCTCTTTTGGTTGTGCTGTTATGGTCTGCTAAGAATTATTCGCTTGTGAACAATTTCGGACTGAGCTCGTGGCTGGGAATGAACTTTGCTCGAGGCTGGATCGTGACGAATGAGAAACTCTATGAGCGAGGCGCATTTTTCAATCCGAAGGAGGCGGAGAATCTACTCCGTTCCGGTGTTGTCAAAGCACCATGGTTGATCGGTCCTTTTCAGCAACCCGATGCATACAGGAAAATCGGATACTTTCACGACACGAAGGAAATGCATCCGGCCATCACTTCAGAACTAAAGAGAAACGGTTTGCCCAATTTCAATCATTCCGAATATGCGAGGATCTCAAAAGATATGCTCCTATCAACTATCAGAGTGATCAGAGAGTTTCCTGCGCACTATTTAAAGCGCATATCTACGGCTTATATGGCATTTATGCAGCCCGGACCGGGCGTAAGCTGGACGTTTACACGCTTTTATGATTTCCGAAAAGTCTTGAAATACCGGGATTCCTTATCACACCTATTTCTGGCACGCCCGGAATATTATCCGTCGGGAGTGATTCCGTTCAACCTGCTGATGATTGGCTTTCCGATTCTGATTTTTTACGGGCTCTGCCAATCCGTGAAACAAACGAGATCGGAGTTGGAGAAAGCATTTTTTGCGTACGTTTCCATAACCCTTATATCTGTTACGATCACCTGCATCGCAATCGAGTTGGGAGAAAACGATCGGATTCGAGCCGAAACGGATCCACTTACAGTCATACTTTTGGGTTTCCTTATTTCCTCGTTCAGGTCAAACTGGAAGTCTTCTAGTTTGTAATGACGAGCAACTGCGCATTTCAGACGATTTTAGACTACAAGTGGTGTTGATTTTCGCAAGCCGATGTACTCCAAACCTGCAAACATCGCCACACCAAAAGCCTGAAAAAGAATAAAGGCGGTGCCGATCGCAGTCGGTTCTATCCATCCACTCAGCAAAAGGATAATCGAATCAATCGTCCATAACGCATTTAAGAGAATGACCGCCCATACCATCGATAGAACTGCATTCTCCTTTGTTGCAAGATAGATAACGAATGCTGCAAATGGAAGCAGGCTAATGCCGGCGTATTGCATTAACTTTGCAGATAACCCTAAAGACTGTTGAAGGCTGCTGGAGCCGAGCATCAGCAACAATCCGGTTGCAACGGAGGTCGCTGCGTCGGCGAAGAGTACCCAGCGAAGAAAATTCGAGACAAAAATTGATTTCATTGTAATGTCAAACCTCCTGGACATCGATTTGTTTATTTCGAACTTCGACAATAATTTCGCATTTGTTGTGAGCAAAACAATTACTTCGGAAGTAATGGAACGGCGATTTCGTCATGTGATAGTGTTGAGCCATGATTGATATGAAACCGGTGGGAGTTTTATTGCGAGAATGGCGCAGACGTCGCCATCTAAGTCAACTCGGTCTTGCCTGTGACGCGGAGATTTCGGCCAGGCATTTGAGCTTCCTGGAAACGGGACGCTCATTACCGAGCCGGGAAATGGTTTTGCATCTTGCTGAACAGCTTGATGTTCCTTTGCGTGAGCGAAATTCCCTTCTGGTTGCCGCCGGATATGCTCCGATCTTCAGCGAAAGAACGCTGGATGATCCAACTCTTCAGGGGGCACGTAAAGTGATTGATCTGGTTCTTGCAGGGCACGAGCCATATCCAGCTCTTGCCGTCGATCGCCATTGGAATCTTGTTGCATCCAATCGCATAGTTCCGCTTTTTCTCGCTGGAATTGAGCCAACGTTGCTGACTCCGCCGATCAATGTTCTTCGCCTCAGTTTGCATCCGCGGGGACTTGCGACACGGATCGTAAATCTATCACAGTGGCGCACGCATCTTCTCGCGCGTCTGCGTCGCCAAATTGAAGTGAGCGCAGACCCGATCCTTTCTGAGCTCTTCGATGAGCTCAGCAGTTATCCCGTACAAGATGACAGAAAATACACAGGCTCAACAGATATAGAAGACGCTGGTGTTGCCGTGCCTTTGCAAATGTCGACTCATCATGGAATTCTCTCTTTTCTCAGCACTACGACTGTTTTTGGAACGCCTGTGGACATCACTCTGTCAGAATTAGCGCTGGAGTCTTTCTTTCCTGCCGATAATGCCACCTTGGACTGTTTGAATCGAATATTCAAGGAACGCTTAACCGGTGATGAATGACAAAAGATCTTTATTGAGACGTTCCATATGAGTGAATAACAAACCATGCGGTGCGCCTTCGTACACTTTGAATTGACTTCCTGCTATTAGCTCTGCACTTTTCTGGCCGGTCAAAGCAAGAGGCACAGACTGATCCGCATCACCATGAATGATCAATGCCGGTAAGAAGACCTTCCGCATTTCAGATCTAAAGTCGGTTTCGATCATCGCAAGATTACACTCCATCAGTGCTTTCAGGGAAGTCGAAAGGCAAAGGTTCAGTCCCCATTGGATCATCTCAGGTGAAACAGATACACCCGGCAGTCCCGCACCAAAGAAACCTGGCACTCCGGCTGCAAACCAGTGTGGACTATCTTTGCTTAGGGACGTACGCATTGCATCGAATCGACTCCTGTCCACTCCGTTCGGATTATCTTCGGTCTTCAAAAGAAAAGGTGTCGTAGGAGAGACGAGTACAATGCGACTGATACGCCGCGCACCGTGACGTGATAGATAGCGGATAATTTCACCGGCACCCATCGAGTGACTGACAAGCGCGACATCACTGAGATCCAGCTGTTCCATCAGCAACGCGAGATCATCTGCAAGCGTATTGTAGTCATAGCCGCGGCCCGGCTGGCTTGAGCGGCCGTGGCCACGCCGGTCATAGGCGATGCAACGCAGATTACGGCTCGCCAGATAGTTCATCTGGTATTGCCACATATCTGAATTGAGAGCCCAGCTGTGCACAAACAGGACCGGCTTACCTTCACCCCAATCTTTAAAGAACAAAATTGTGTTGTCGCTGGTTTCGATCAGCGGCAACCCGGCAATTTTTTCCAAAGCACCTTTCGCCGCGCGCGATGCCGAGACTTGTTTGCCACCGGCCACAAATAGTCCTGCGCCAACCATCGCGGAGGCTACTGATTTCAGAACGCTTCGTCTGTGCATGATTTCCTCCTTCGGTTGGGATGATTGCTTAGTTCTCTTGCGGAGGCAATTACGTCAAAGGTAATTGAATTGGGCAGAGAATAAAAAAGGCCAGCGTTTCGGCTCACCTTCTTGGAATCCAATACAGAGTCAGGGCTTTTTTGCCTTCAAAGTTTGCTGTTCCAGAATCTCCTTCGCATTAATCTGGTGGTTGCCAGAGCCGTTCGGCGCATAATTGCGGATGACTTCTTGCGCCTCCTGATCTTCAATATATGAAAGGCCGCGGAAGTAATAGCCTAAAATCCATCTGTTCTGCTCAAGTCGAATTAGAGCAATGAGTGGTTTGACTGCTTCTCGAACATTCATCCGTCCCAGAGCAATGCCGGCCCAACACTTTTCCATTCCACTTCCTTGGTGTAGCTTCTGCAAAGCAAATTTTTTTGCGGGGATTCCCAGAGTAACGAAAAAGTCCATCGCCTTCACCACGAGCCAGTTGGAAGGCTGCCCGTCAAAAATCTTCCAGATTCCCTCTATATCCTTGTTTTTTACTTTATGAATCAAGTCAATATAATCCTAAACTCTGAAAGAGCTGAACGATTGCAACTTGCCCATACTCTGCGGCCTGGACCAGGTGAGACTTTTTTGGTTCTGCGCCGGCTTCCGTAAGCGCGCGAACAATCTCGAGATTGCCTGCTGACACGGCATGGGTCAACATGTCTGTTCCATACTGATCCTTGCCCTTTGCATTAACTCCAGATTTCAAGAAAATACGGACGAGATGAGGCGCGCCTTCGCGAATCGCAGCTTCGAACCATCTGAAGTCCTCTTTGGCTTTTTTATCGAAACCCGCTTCCATAAAGAGCTCAACCCGTGGTGCATTCTTTTCACGGATTGCTTCACCGAATAGATGCTCTGAATACGAACCTAAAGCGACACCTTGCGCTTGAACCAACTTTACTGCTTCTAAACTTCCAGTGCGTACGGCGAGATCCATTAGCGTCAATGTCGAATTGGTTTTCAATTGAACATCTGCTCCTTGTTGTAATAAATAACGTGCAACCTCTAAATGTCCCTTGTTAAATTCCCCCATGTATGGAAAGGATTGCGCAAGGGCGGTATATCCATTGATATCTGTTTTGTTGATACTCGCGCCGGATTCAACAAGCTTTGTAACTATCTGTGGTTTGCCTGAAGCGGCAGCAAACATAAGAGCAGTCCGGCCATCCTGATTCCCATGCTCCAAATTCACCTTTGCATTCAGGAGAAGTGTCAATGTATGCAGATCGCCGGAAGAAGCTGCTCCCATCAAAGGTGTTGCTCCATTGCGCGAGTTTTTACGATCTGGGTCCGCCCCAAATAACAATAACCCTTCGACTATG
This is a stretch of genomic DNA from bacterium. It encodes these proteins:
- a CDS encoding ankyrin repeat domain-containing protein; amino-acid sequence: MNYKDAQGYTPMLSAAIHRRDDIIALLKDAGAHEAGVNEWRMTEAASKGDIETIKRIVESGTSINSENLWGQTPLSAAIHPSQPGIVEGLLLFGADPDRKNSRNGATPLMGAASSGDLHTLTLLLNAKVNLEHGNQDGRTALMFAAASGKPQIVTKLVESGASINKTDINGYTALAQSFPYMGEFNKGHLEVARYLLQQGADVQLKTNSTLTLMDLAVRTGSLEAVKLVQAQGVALGSYSEHLFGEAIREKNAPRVELFMEAGFDKKAKEDFRWFEAAIREGAPHLVRIFLKSGVNAKGKDQYGTDMLTHAVSAGNLEIVRALTEAGAEPKKSHLVQAAEYGQVAIVQLFQSLGLY
- a CDS encoding glycosyltransferase family 39 protein — translated: MIKVRPIYVTVPLIYLASYLIGSLLGVRFVFEVIPALWQYVDVEILHNDLAKGIYYLHSQPPLFNLFIGIVLKVSSEFYPLLFWIIFQAIALGTLFLMANLMESFRISRWIILLVVALYALSPTFVVYSNYVFYTLPVAFLLLLSARLLLEYLSRGQTIWLHLCCWSLVVIMLTRATYHYFWYALVIATIALIRKRDRRRILQSSILPLLVVLLWSAKNYSLVNNFGLSSWLGMNFARGWIVTNEKLYERGAFFNPKEAENLLRSGVVKAPWLIGPFQQPDAYRKIGYFHDTKEMHPAITSELKRNGLPNFNHSEYARISKDMLLSTIRVIREFPAHYLKRISTAYMAFMQPGPGVSWTFTRFYDFRKVLKYRDSLSHLFLARPEYYPSGVIPFNLLMIGFPILIFYGLCQSVKQTRSELEKAFFAYVSITLISVTITCIAIELGENDRIRAETDPLTVILLGFLISSFRSNWKSSSL
- a CDS encoding helix-turn-helix transcriptional regulator is translated as MIDMKPVGVLLREWRRRRHLSQLGLACDAEISARHLSFLETGRSLPSREMVLHLAEQLDVPLRERNSLLVAAGYAPIFSERTLDDPTLQGARKVIDLVLAGHEPYPALAVDRHWNLVASNRIVPLFLAGIEPTLLTPPINVLRLSLHPRGLATRIVNLSQWRTHLLARLRRQIEVSADPILSELFDELSSYPVQDDRKYTGSTDIEDAGVAVPLQMSTHHGILSFLSTTTVFGTPVDITLSELALESFFPADNATLDCLNRIFKERLTGDE
- a CDS encoding alpha/beta hydrolase, translated to MHRRSVLKSVASAMVGAGLFVAGGKQVSASRAAKGALEKIAGLPLIETSDNTILFFKDWGEGKPVLFVHSWALNSDMWQYQMNYLASRNLRCIAYDRRGHGRSSQPGRGYDYNTLADDLALLMEQLDLSDVALVSHSMGAGEIIRYLSRHGARRISRIVLVSPTTPFLLKTEDNPNGVDRSRFDAMRTSLSKDSPHWFAAGVPGFFGAGLPGVSVSPEMIQWGLNLCLSTSLKALMECNLAMIETDFRSEMRKVFLPALIIHGDADQSVPLALTGQKSAELIAGSQFKVYEGAPHGLLFTHMERLNKDLLSFITG